Proteins encoded within one genomic window of Streptomyces sp. NBC_00523:
- a CDS encoding S-methyl thiohydantoin desulfurase domain-containing protein — MKRQLTHDDIRAAVYGGAVLGGGGGGFVARGLRTAELALQVGTPELWSADEFADADLTATVALVGAPAAPDPQVLPTHLVRALELLRRELPGDLVALHTNENGAETTINGWFHSALTGLPVIDLACNGRAHPSSQMGAMGLHRREGYRSSQGYAGGKPHAYVEGAVSGRLDATSNVVRRASVEAGGWVGVARNPVEVGYAVRNGAPGAIGFAIELGHRFLADGPAGAAALLGGEIAAAGTVRAYRCEQREGLDVGVAVLDDADGTTLHFVNEYMALDLAGGRRAAFPDLITTFDEAGQPLASADVEVGKRIEVLVAPAENLLLSPTMYMPEVYAPVEALLGIEFAPAAQGLAHV, encoded by the coding sequence GTGAAGCGACAGCTGACCCATGACGACATCCGCGCGGCCGTGTACGGCGGTGCCGTACTCGGCGGAGGCGGCGGCGGCTTCGTGGCGCGGGGGCTGCGCACCGCCGAACTGGCCCTCCAGGTCGGCACGCCCGAGCTGTGGAGCGCCGACGAGTTCGCGGACGCCGATCTGACCGCGACCGTGGCCCTGGTCGGCGCCCCCGCCGCGCCCGACCCGCAGGTGCTGCCGACCCACCTGGTGCGCGCCCTGGAACTGCTGCGCCGCGAGCTGCCGGGCGACCTGGTCGCGCTGCACACCAACGAGAACGGCGCCGAGACCACGATCAACGGCTGGTTCCACTCCGCGCTCACCGGACTGCCCGTCATCGACCTGGCGTGCAACGGCCGCGCGCACCCCTCCAGCCAGATGGGGGCGATGGGCCTGCACCGCCGCGAGGGCTACCGGTCCAGCCAGGGTTACGCGGGCGGCAAGCCGCACGCCTATGTCGAGGGGGCCGTCTCGGGCCGCCTGGACGCGACGTCCAACGTGGTCCGGCGCGCGTCCGTGGAGGCGGGCGGCTGGGTGGGCGTCGCCCGCAACCCGGTCGAGGTCGGCTACGCCGTCCGCAACGGCGCCCCGGGCGCCATCGGCTTCGCGATCGAGCTGGGGCACCGCTTCCTGGCCGACGGACCGGCCGGCGCGGCCGCGCTGCTGGGCGGCGAGATCGCCGCGGCGGGGACCGTCCGCGCGTACCGCTGCGAGCAGCGCGAGGGCCTGGACGTGGGCGTCGCGGTCCTGGACGACGCCGACGGCACCACACTGCACTTCGTCAACGAGTACATGGCGCTCGACCTGGCGGGCGGCCGCCGGGCCGCGTTCCCGGACCTGATCACGACGTTCGACGAGGCGGGGCAGCCGCTCGCCTCCGCCGACGTCGAGGTGGGGAAGCGGATCGAGGTGCTGGTCGCCCCGGCGGAGAACCTGCTGCTGTCCCCGACGATGTACATGCCCGAGGTGTACGCCCCCGTCGAGGCGCTGCTCGGCATCGAGTTCGCGCCCGCCGCGCAGGGGCTCGCCCATGTCTGA
- a CDS encoding OPT/YSL family transporter, giving the protein MSTDATNRAVTDAPHTAADGARHPRALAPGNLILTVVLSVFGAVVGVQLLATLGVTPSTSLIGALAAMTLARVPLVAFRGFRSVHAQNLAQTSISSATFGAANSLFLPIGIPFLFGMDDMIVPMLVGVSVAMLVDAWLLYRMYDTPAFPAKNPWPLGLAAAEAIRAGDEGGRRAKVLGLGLVTGLVGAVFSLPMSAFGVALIGGFGAMAAFGVGLLFTQYADPLFGLDLNAMYLPHGMMIGAGLVALVQVGRTILGARRTNAARARSAGAPDGAEENAEDGARRLGRSMRLGLGAYLAISVLLAFGTGAATHMSPGMLIGFLVYATVAAFLHELLVGIASMHSGWFPAFAIALITLLLGILIGFPPEALVVLSGFTAATGPAFADMGYDLKTGYLLRGENADPAFELEGRRQQLIAAMIGFGVAIAVVLVSYRMFFDNGQTAPIDAAYVAAIKAGPSVETAKHLALWAVPGAVVQLVGGSKRQLGILLATGLLITTPMAGWMVAAGIAARVLAPRLLGRDVKGDLEVFAGGAIAGDALYSFGNGVFKAAR; this is encoded by the coding sequence ATGAGCACCGACGCGACGAACCGGGCCGTCACCGACGCCCCGCACACCGCGGCCGACGGAGCGCGGCACCCCCGCGCCCTCGCGCCCGGCAATCTGATCCTGACCGTGGTGCTCAGCGTGTTCGGCGCGGTCGTCGGTGTGCAGCTGCTGGCCACCCTCGGCGTCACGCCCAGCACCTCGCTGATCGGCGCGCTCGCCGCGATGACGCTGGCCCGCGTGCCGCTCGTGGCCTTCCGGGGCTTCCGCTCGGTCCACGCGCAGAACCTGGCGCAGACGAGCATCTCGTCGGCCACCTTCGGCGCCGCGAACAGCCTGTTCCTGCCGATCGGCATCCCGTTCCTGTTCGGGATGGACGACATGATCGTCCCGATGCTGGTCGGGGTCTCGGTCGCGATGCTGGTCGACGCCTGGCTGCTCTACCGGATGTACGACACCCCGGCCTTCCCCGCGAAGAACCCGTGGCCGCTCGGGCTCGCCGCCGCCGAGGCGATCCGGGCGGGCGACGAGGGCGGACGGCGCGCCAAGGTGCTCGGGCTCGGGCTGGTGACCGGTCTGGTGGGCGCGGTGTTCTCGCTGCCGATGTCGGCGTTCGGCGTGGCCCTGATCGGCGGCTTCGGCGCGATGGCCGCGTTCGGCGTCGGCCTGCTGTTCACGCAGTACGCGGACCCGCTGTTCGGGCTCGACCTGAACGCGATGTACCTGCCGCACGGCATGATGATCGGCGCCGGTCTCGTCGCCCTGGTCCAGGTCGGCCGGACCATCCTCGGCGCGCGACGGACGAACGCGGCGCGGGCCCGCTCGGCCGGTGCGCCGGACGGTGCCGAGGAAAACGCGGAGGACGGCGCGCGGCGGCTGGGGCGCTCGATGCGGCTGGGGCTCGGCGCCTACCTGGCGATCTCGGTCCTGCTGGCCTTCGGGACCGGCGCGGCCACGCACATGAGCCCGGGCATGCTGATCGGTTTCCTCGTTTACGCGACCGTCGCGGCGTTCCTGCACGAACTGCTGGTCGGCATCGCGTCCATGCACTCCGGCTGGTTCCCGGCCTTCGCCATCGCCCTGATCACCCTGCTGCTCGGCATCCTCATCGGCTTCCCCCCGGAGGCGCTGGTCGTGCTCTCCGGCTTCACCGCCGCGACCGGTCCGGCCTTCGCGGACATGGGGTACGACCTGAAGACCGGCTACCTGCTGCGCGGCGAGAACGCCGACCCCGCCTTCGAACTGGAGGGCCGCCGCCAGCAGTTGATCGCCGCGATGATCGGCTTCGGCGTCGCGATCGCCGTCGTCCTCGTCTCGTACCGGATGTTCTTCGACAACGGGCAGACCGCCCCGATCGACGCCGCGTACGTCGCCGCGATCAAGGCGGGCCCGTCCGTCGAGACCGCGAAGCACCTCGCGCTGTGGGCCGTCCCCGGGGCGGTCGTGCAGCTCGTCGGCGGGTCGAAGCGGCAGCTCGGCATCCTGCTCGCGACCGGGCTGCTCATCACGACCCCGATGGCCGGCTGGATGGTCGCCGCCGGCATCGCCGCCCGCGTCCTCGCCCCGCGCCTGCTCGGCCGGGACGTCAAGGGCGACCTGGAGGTCTTCGCCGGCGGTGCCATCGCCGGGGACGCCCTCTACTCCTTCGGCAACGGCGTGTTCAAGGCCGCCAGGTAG
- a CDS encoding IclR family transcriptional regulator, producing MSTLANARDVLRLLARLQRDLTVTDVAGALDLPKSSVSRTLSMMAEYGFLDRDPVSRAYRPGELVMEASYHFRASRSTASLLEEELARLVADLGYTGYVDVLDGAESLVLHMRIGTVGALQAYTPAGTRAPAYASSMGRALLARLDDAQVLRLVDARLEQATGSAPRTPGELVSSLARVRADGWESSRGEFVPNVAGISAAVVDGDTGQVFGIGIALPAPELRHENEARFGRAVRDAARRVGKRIGDPYWLRYVAE from the coding sequence GTGAGCACACTCGCCAACGCGCGGGACGTCCTGCGGCTGCTGGCGCGCCTTCAGCGCGACCTGACCGTGACGGACGTGGCGGGCGCCCTCGACCTGCCGAAGAGCTCCGTGTCGCGGACGCTGAGCATGATGGCCGAGTACGGCTTCCTGGACCGCGACCCGGTGAGCCGCGCCTACCGGCCCGGCGAACTCGTCATGGAGGCCTCGTACCACTTCCGCGCCTCCCGCTCCACGGCGTCGCTGCTGGAGGAGGAGCTGGCCAGGCTGGTCGCCGACCTCGGCTACACCGGTTACGTGGACGTGCTCGACGGGGCCGAATCGCTGGTGCTGCACATGCGGATCGGCACGGTCGGCGCCCTTCAGGCCTACACCCCGGCCGGCACCCGCGCCCCCGCCTACGCCAGCTCGATGGGGCGCGCCCTGCTGGCCCGCCTGGACGACGCGCAGGTGCTGCGGCTCGTCGACGCCCGCCTCGAACAGGCCACCGGATCGGCCCCCCGCACCCCCGGCGAGCTGGTCTCCTCGCTGGCCCGGGTGCGCGCCGACGGCTGGGAGTCCTCGCGCGGCGAGTTCGTGCCGAACGTCGCGGGCATCTCCGCGGCCGTCGTGGACGGCGATACGGGTCAGGTCTTCGGCATCGGGATCGCCCTGCCCGCCCCCGAACTGCGCCACGAGAACGAGGCCCGCTTCGGACGGGCGGTGCGGGACGCCGCGCGGCGCGTCGGGAAGCGGATCGGCGATCCGTACTGGCTGCGGTACGTGGCCGAGTAG
- a CDS encoding AroM family protein: MHTVTFLTIGQSPRPDLSAAIEAELPPTARIRHAGVLDGLGRAEVEARFGAVRGRATLLSRLADGASVTLDADAVGAGLPALVERVEAEGADVVVLLCTGEFPGLRTRRARLVEPDALLTGYVGAALRGARVGVVVPLPEQVAEARTKWRALDPAPAFTTASPYADDDGALCEAARARLDAGAEALVLDCMGYGTRHREALRAAGITAPVLTPGAVVGAMLGPLLA, encoded by the coding sequence GTGCACACCGTGACCTTCCTGACCATCGGCCAGTCCCCCCGCCCCGATCTCTCCGCGGCCATCGAGGCGGAGCTGCCGCCCACGGCACGGATACGGCACGCGGGGGTCCTCGACGGGCTCGGCCGGGCGGAGGTGGAGGCGCGGTTCGGGGCGGTGCGCGGGCGGGCGACGCTGCTGAGCCGCTTGGCCGACGGGGCGTCCGTGACCCTGGACGCCGATGCCGTCGGGGCCGGGCTCCCCGCCCTCGTGGAGCGGGTGGAGGCGGAAGGGGCGGACGTCGTGGTGCTCCTGTGCACCGGGGAGTTCCCGGGGCTGCGGACACGGCGGGCGCGGCTCGTCGAGCCGGACGCGCTGCTCACGGGGTACGTGGGCGCGGCGCTGCGGGGCGCCCGGGTCGGGGTCGTCGTACCGCTGCCGGAGCAGGTGGCGGAGGCCCGGACGAAGTGGCGGGCGCTCGACCCCGCCCCGGCGTTCACCACGGCCTCGCCGTACGCCGACGACGACGGCGCCCTGTGCGAGGCGGCCCGCGCCCGGCTGGACGCGGGGGCGGAGGCGCTGGTGCTCGACTGCATGGGCTACGGGACCCGGCACCGGGAAGCGCTGCGCGCGGCCGGGATCACCGCCCCGGTGCTGACTCCGGGCGCGGTGGTCGGCGCGATGCTGGGGCCGCTGCTCGCCTGA
- a CDS encoding 4'-phosphopantetheinyl transferase family protein has product MSLLDSRPSPVLEPVLLPTALPPLPAALPPPAGPGPGRPQLWLVATAAHEETAARYAPLVLGPAELARAEEFRRPTDRATYLCAHVGLRRVLGNHLGVAPRTVSVARAPCPGCGEPHGRPVLQDGPLHFSLSHCEGLSLIAVAATPVGVDVEPVPDPRTLLEAADVVHPLEAAELAALAPALRPAAFARVWTRKEAYLKGLGIGLGADPSAEYVGAGPAPAAPGGWLLADIAVPPGHRAAVAVRRDEAGGTGPD; this is encoded by the coding sequence ATGTCCCTGCTGGACTCCCGCCCGTCACCCGTCCTCGAACCCGTCCTCCTGCCCACCGCGCTCCCCCCGCTGCCCGCCGCGCTCCCGCCACCGGCCGGGCCGGGCCCGGGCCGCCCGCAGCTCTGGCTGGTGGCCACCGCCGCGCACGAGGAGACCGCGGCCCGGTACGCCCCGCTCGTGCTCGGCCCCGCCGAGCTGGCCCGGGCCGAGGAGTTCCGCCGCCCCACCGACCGGGCCACGTATCTGTGCGCCCACGTCGGACTGCGCCGGGTCCTCGGCAACCACCTGGGCGTCGCCCCGCGCACGGTGTCGGTGGCCCGGGCCCCCTGCCCCGGCTGCGGCGAACCGCACGGGCGCCCCGTGCTCCAGGACGGGCCCCTGCACTTCTCGCTCTCGCACTGCGAGGGCCTGAGCCTGATCGCCGTCGCCGCCACCCCGGTCGGCGTGGACGTCGAACCCGTACCGGACCCGCGCACCCTCCTGGAGGCGGCCGATGTCGTCCATCCCCTGGAGGCGGCGGAACTCGCCGCGCTGGCGCCCGCGTTGCGACCGGCCGCCTTCGCCCGGGTGTGGACCAGGAAGGAGGCGTATCTGAAGGGCCTCGGCATCGGTCTGGGCGCGGACCCGTCGGCGGAGTACGTGGGTGCCGGACCGGCACCGGCCGCCCCGGGCGGCTGGCTCCTGGCCGACATCGCCGTCCCGCCCGGCCACCGGGCCGCGGTGGCGGTCCGCCGCGACGAGGCGGGCGGCACCGGTCCGGACTGA
- a CDS encoding MFS transporter, producing the protein MTTNPTAPPSEAGPAPDWRRIGSFVTGQAAVQCGSFALIIAMNWTAVQLGGRSAVTLVILASTLPRALMLLFGGALADALGPRAVVLRATATRLVVLVIGALVTAGAHSIWPLIAVAVVEGSLLGLTGPASGVLLTRLAPQEHLGRANSLFSMVMRLAPMAGSPLGAWLVVAGSLSGVMLVSAAGCAVWLVCAFQVTRGMARPERGAGAGGTSLFRRSGDGLALLGRHPRLRWMFVACFCMDFAFLWPAEVALPLRASGEGWGIGSVAAALTAFSAGALASAAAGAALAHRIPVPVKLVVTGTGLAVGMGCMALVPSPAVLAVTACAVGVFSGLNGPALVTAYQQAVPEGKLGAAMSTFSLSSIGAAPLSLAVFSSLSAPLGVTGTWLLCASVALFSPVAATLALRAPLTRNAPAVKASAAPEPTVTAV; encoded by the coding sequence ATGACAACGAATCCCACCGCCCCGCCGTCCGAGGCGGGCCCCGCGCCCGACTGGCGGCGCATCGGCAGCTTCGTCACCGGCCAGGCGGCCGTGCAGTGCGGCAGCTTCGCGCTGATCATCGCCATGAACTGGACGGCCGTTCAGCTCGGCGGCCGGTCCGCGGTGACGCTCGTCATCCTCGCCTCCACGCTGCCGCGCGCCCTGATGCTGCTGTTCGGCGGCGCCCTCGCCGACGCCCTCGGCCCGCGCGCGGTCGTCCTGAGGGCCACCGCAACGCGGCTCGTCGTGCTGGTGATCGGTGCCCTGGTCACCGCGGGCGCCCACAGCATCTGGCCGCTGATCGCCGTCGCCGTGGTCGAGGGCTCACTGCTCGGCCTGACCGGCCCGGCGTCGGGGGTCCTGCTGACCCGGCTGGCCCCTCAGGAGCACCTGGGCCGCGCCAACTCCCTGTTCTCCATGGTGATGCGGCTGGCCCCGATGGCCGGATCACCGCTGGGTGCCTGGCTGGTGGTGGCGGGCAGCCTGTCCGGGGTCATGCTCGTCTCGGCGGCCGGGTGCGCCGTGTGGCTGGTGTGCGCGTTCCAGGTGACCCGGGGTATGGCCCGGCCGGAGCGCGGTGCCGGCGCGGGGGGCACGTCGCTGTTCCGGCGCTCCGGCGACGGCCTGGCGCTGCTGGGCCGTCACCCCCGGCTGCGCTGGATGTTCGTCGCCTGCTTCTGCATGGACTTCGCGTTCCTCTGGCCGGCCGAGGTGGCCCTCCCGCTGCGCGCGTCCGGTGAGGGCTGGGGCATCGGCTCGGTCGCGGCGGCCCTGACCGCGTTCAGCGCGGGCGCCCTGGCGTCGGCGGCGGCCGGTGCCGCGCTCGCCCACCGCATCCCGGTCCCGGTCAAGCTGGTCGTCACCGGCACCGGGCTCGCCGTGGGCATGGGCTGCATGGCCCTGGTGCCCTCGCCGGCCGTCCTCGCGGTCACGGCGTGCGCGGTCGGCGTCTTCTCGGGGCTCAACGGACCCGCCCTGGTCACCGCGTACCAACAGGCCGTGCCCGAGGGGAAGCTGGGCGCCGCGATGTCCACGTTCTCGCTGTCCAGCATCGGGGCCGCGCCCCTGTCCCTGGCCGTCTTCAGTTCGCTCTCGGCGCCCCTGGGCGTGACCGGCACCTGGCTGCTGTGCGCCTCCGTCGCCCTGTTCTCGCCGGTCGCCGCCACCCTCGCCCTGCGCGCCCCCCTGACGCGGAACGCCCCCGCCGTGAAGGCCTCCGCCGCCCCCGAGCCCACCGTCACCGCCGTGTGA
- a CDS encoding glutamate synthase-related protein, whose protein sequence is MSALAAPGLPERAIRARARRGTAEVFPDPGSYGGELFGPASEAGTDALDRARIVPPVFMPERLEKLIDLAREPEFGDVELGARTGGFTAALPLYLSAFGSTRAGSGDLAVQASRQAGRLGIPMVIGENMVPVHGYRRGGDAARSALLARIEAYLDAAPEGVGGIVVQQSTEDADSEVWNLLYSDPATRPLLASGRLAFELKTGQGAKPGLGGMTVVGGAEAEALADRFTVTDPFGADDGRRLRCATPGTFTDEILRQQLRFMRNNFPKARTWVKFHPGRDIAHAARTAWAAGADAVTVDGAEGGTGWAPRVFLDQVGLPLAECLRRIGPPGGCLLASGGMWEGGRALRALALGATAVGLGRAALVAVDEDPDHGLVRLVESIALELRLLVSALGKYEVGALSPEDLWWPDGAPFGAGAPLPADPASAGATP, encoded by the coding sequence GTGAGCGCCCTCGCCGCCCCCGGCCTCCCCGAGCGCGCGATCCGCGCCCGCGCCCGGCGCGGCACCGCCGAGGTGTTCCCCGACCCCGGCTCGTACGGTGGAGAGCTCTTCGGCCCCGCAAGCGAGGCCGGTACGGACGCGCTCGACCGGGCCAGGATCGTGCCGCCCGTCTTCATGCCGGAGCGGCTGGAGAAGCTGATCGACCTCGCCCGCGAGCCGGAGTTCGGGGACGTCGAACTGGGCGCACGCACTGGCGGGTTCACCGCCGCGCTGCCGCTCTACCTGTCCGCCTTCGGATCGACCCGGGCGGGCAGCGGCGACCTGGCCGTGCAGGCGTCCCGGCAGGCCGGCCGCCTCGGCATCCCCATGGTCATCGGCGAGAACATGGTCCCCGTGCACGGCTACCGGCGCGGCGGGGACGCCGCCCGCTCCGCGCTCCTCGCGCGCATCGAGGCGTATCTCGACGCGGCGCCCGAGGGGGTCGGCGGGATCGTCGTCCAGCAGTCCACCGAGGACGCCGACTCGGAGGTCTGGAACCTCCTCTACAGCGACCCCGCCACCCGGCCGCTGCTCGCATCGGGGCGCCTGGCCTTCGAGTTGAAGACCGGCCAGGGCGCCAAACCGGGCCTCGGCGGCATGACCGTCGTCGGGGGCGCGGAGGCGGAGGCGCTGGCGGACCGCTTCACGGTCACCGACCCGTTCGGCGCGGACGACGGACGCCGGCTGCGCTGCGCCACGCCGGGCACCTTCACCGACGAGATCCTGCGCCAGCAGCTGCGCTTCATGCGGAACAACTTCCCCAAGGCCCGTACGTGGGTGAAGTTCCACCCGGGCCGCGACATCGCGCACGCCGCCCGCACCGCCTGGGCGGCCGGGGCGGACGCCGTCACCGTGGACGGCGCGGAGGGCGGCACCGGCTGGGCGCCCCGTGTCTTCCTGGACCAGGTCGGCCTCCCGCTCGCGGAGTGCCTGCGCCGGATCGGGCCGCCCGGGGGCTGCCTGCTCGCGAGCGGCGGGATGTGGGAGGGCGGACGTGCCCTGCGCGCCCTCGCCCTGGGCGCCACGGCCGTCGGGCTCGGCCGCGCCGCGCTGGTCGCCGTGGACGAGGACCCGGACCACGGCCTGGTACGCCTCGTCGAGAGCATCGCACTCGAACTGCGCCTGCTCGTGAGCGCGTTGGGCAAGTACGAGGTCGGCGCGCTGAGCCCCGAGGACCTCTGGTGGCCGGACGGCGCCCCCTTCGGCGCCGGAGCACCGCTGCCCGCCGACCCCGCGTCCGCCGGAGCGACGCCGTGA
- a CDS encoding amino acid--tRNA ligase-related protein, whose product MTATAPRPFGAFVAASASAGRLVVQPRMGFGDPAAMRTGLERTRAATATTVGTLTIDSYTRVGDLAGAGAALAEGAGLNGYPIATHPLAVTRALLDGVHDDGFPVQVRHGSARPQAIVRALLAAGLDATEGGPVSYCLPYGRTPLRESVAAWAEGCELLAGHARPGSVPHLESFGGCLLGQLCPPGLLVAMSVLECLFFAQHGVRSVSLSYAQQTDPGQDEEAIRALRRLAGELLPAGVDHHVVLYTYMGVYPRTERGATRLLEASARLAVRAGADRILVKTTAESRRIPTVAENVRALETAAAAAALAGPPLPVGRDDSEVYTEARALVEAVLGLHPDLARALPAAFERGLLDVPFCLHPDNAGRSRSVIGADGRLRWSDTGAMPIRPDAPADLAPLTSNGLLTALNHMADRYDRPPADPVPSYRPRTDTPHHRHEEEPVMDHAPQAAGPALPPPLGEHLRSPQLRAAMLVQQEALWAARDFLRGSGFTELLPPLVGPVTDPGGRGAKALDVDYYGRPYKLMTSAILYKQASLHGFPKLFYIAPNVRVEPEETATTGRHLVEFHQIDVEIAGASREDAQEVAAGLLTHVAEHVWTAVPDVLAELGRQEADFADVRSGKYDVCTHQEAVARLLTTGHPQSPDSEIDWTGERLLSLESDRPFFINDYPKGSRGFYDREDPERPGVLRNFDLIAPHGYGELVSGSERESDYATIVTRMRESGENPAKYAWYLKEAREGIPGSAGFGMGLQRLVRFLTGLDALWQVSAYPKLPGVVAP is encoded by the coding sequence ATGACCGCCACCGCGCCGCGCCCGTTCGGCGCGTTCGTCGCGGCCTCCGCGTCCGCCGGACGGCTGGTGGTCCAGCCCCGCATGGGGTTCGGCGACCCGGCCGCCATGCGTACGGGGCTGGAGCGGACCCGGGCCGCCACGGCCACGACCGTCGGGACGCTCACCATCGACAGCTACACCCGCGTCGGCGACCTCGCGGGCGCCGGTGCCGCGCTCGCCGAGGGGGCCGGGCTCAACGGCTACCCGATCGCCACGCACCCGCTCGCCGTCACCCGGGCCCTGCTCGACGGGGTGCACGACGACGGGTTCCCGGTCCAGGTCCGCCACGGCTCCGCCCGCCCGCAGGCCATCGTCCGGGCCCTGCTCGCCGCGGGGCTCGACGCGACCGAGGGCGGGCCCGTCTCCTACTGCCTGCCGTACGGCCGCACCCCGCTGCGCGAGTCCGTCGCCGCCTGGGCCGAGGGGTGCGAACTCCTCGCGGGGCACGCCCGCCCCGGTTCCGTGCCGCACCTCGAAAGCTTCGGCGGCTGCCTGCTCGGCCAGCTCTGCCCGCCCGGGCTGCTGGTCGCGATGAGCGTGCTGGAATGCCTGTTCTTCGCCCAGCACGGGGTGCGCAGCGTCTCCTTGAGCTACGCGCAGCAGACGGACCCGGGCCAGGACGAGGAGGCGATACGGGCCCTGCGCCGCCTGGCCGGCGAGCTGCTGCCGGCGGGCGTCGACCACCACGTCGTCCTCTACACCTACATGGGCGTCTACCCGCGCACCGAGCGCGGGGCGACCAGGCTGCTGGAGGCGTCGGCGCGGCTCGCGGTGCGGGCCGGGGCGGACCGGATCCTCGTGAAGACGACCGCCGAGTCCCGGCGTATCCCGACCGTCGCGGAGAACGTCCGCGCCCTGGAGACCGCCGCCGCGGCCGCCGCACTCGCCGGTCCCCCGCTGCCCGTGGGCCGGGACGACTCCGAGGTCTACACGGAGGCCCGGGCCCTGGTGGAGGCCGTGCTCGGTCTGCACCCCGACCTGGCCCGCGCGCTGCCCGCCGCCTTCGAACGCGGCCTGCTCGACGTGCCGTTCTGCCTCCACCCCGACAACGCGGGCCGCTCCCGCAGCGTGATCGGCGCGGACGGGAGGCTGCGCTGGTCGGACACCGGCGCGATGCCGATCCGCCCCGACGCCCCGGCCGACCTGGCGCCGCTGACCTCCAACGGCCTGCTCACCGCCCTGAACCACATGGCCGACCGCTACGACCGGCCGCCGGCCGACCCCGTGCCCTCGTACCGACCCCGCACCGACACCCCTCACCACCGCCACGAAGAGGAGCCCGTCATGGACCACGCCCCGCAGGCCGCAGGACCCGCCCTGCCGCCCCCGCTCGGTGAGCACCTGCGCTCCCCGCAGCTGCGCGCCGCCATGCTCGTCCAGCAGGAAGCGCTGTGGGCGGCCCGCGACTTCCTGCGGGGGTCGGGCTTCACGGAGCTGCTGCCCCCGCTCGTGGGACCCGTCACCGACCCGGGCGGGCGCGGGGCCAAGGCACTGGACGTCGACTACTACGGGCGCCCGTACAAGCTGATGACCAGCGCGATCCTGTACAAGCAGGCGTCGCTGCACGGCTTCCCGAAGCTGTTCTACATCGCGCCCAACGTCCGCGTGGAGCCGGAGGAGACCGCCACCACGGGCCGCCATCTGGTCGAGTTCCACCAGATCGACGTGGAGATCGCCGGGGCGAGCCGCGAGGACGCGCAGGAGGTCGCCGCCGGGCTCCTCACCCACGTCGCCGAGCACGTATGGACCGCCGTGCCGGATGTGCTCGCCGAACTGGGCCGCCAGGAGGCCGACTTCGCGGACGTCCGCAGCGGCAAGTACGACGTGTGCACCCATCAGGAGGCCGTGGCACGGCTCCTGACGACTGGTCACCCGCAGAGCCCGGACAGCGAGATCGACTGGACCGGCGAACGGCTCCTCTCCCTGGAGAGCGACCGGCCGTTCTTCATCAACGACTATCCGAAGGGCTCGCGCGGCTTCTACGACCGGGAGGACCCGGAACGCCCGGGGGTGCTGCGGAACTTCGACCTGATCGCGCCGCACGGCTACGGCGAGCTGGTCTCGGGCAGCGAGCGCGAGTCGGACTACGCCACCATCGTCACCCGGATGCGGGAGAGCGGCGAGAACCCCGCCAAGTACGCCTGGTACCTCAAGGAGGCCCGGGAGGGCATCCCGGGCAGCGCGGGCTTCGGGATGGGCCTTCAGCGCCTCGTCCGCTTCCTCACCGGCCTCGACGCGCTGTGGCAGGTCAGCGCCTACCCGAAGCTCCCCGGGGTGGTGGCCCCGTGA
- a CDS encoding cobalamin B12-binding domain-containing protein, with product MKILLSGTASDSHTWNLVYLGLFLEERGHAVVALGPCVSPRLLTAACRRHAPDAVVLSSVNGHGYRDALAAVRALRAEPGLGALPVAVGGKLGTAGHSREDEAARLRAAGCDAVLGDGAADLDALCAFLAAPARVGA from the coding sequence ATGAAGATACTCCTGAGCGGAACCGCTTCGGACTCCCATACCTGGAACCTCGTGTATCTCGGGCTGTTCCTGGAGGAGCGGGGGCACGCCGTCGTCGCGCTGGGCCCCTGCGTGAGTCCCCGTCTGCTCACGGCCGCCTGTCGCCGGCATGCCCCCGACGCGGTCGTGCTCAGCAGCGTCAACGGCCACGGCTACCGGGACGCGCTCGCCGCCGTGCGCGCGCTGCGGGCCGAACCGGGGCTCGGCGCCCTGCCGGTGGCCGTCGGCGGCAAGCTGGGCACGGCCGGCCACTCCCGGGAGGACGAGGCGGCCCGGCTGCGCGCGGCGGGCTGCGACGCCGTCCTCGGGGACGGGGCCGCCGACCTGGACGCCCTGTGCGCGTTCCTCGCGGCGCCCGCGCGGGTGGGGGCATGA
- a CDS encoding MbtH family protein — protein MSDIANPFDDAEGSFHVVVNDEGQHSLWPAFADIPAGWEGVWGPGNRSEALEYITAHWTDIRPRSLVAQYA, from the coding sequence ATGAGCGACATCGCGAACCCCTTCGACGACGCCGAGGGCTCCTTCCACGTCGTGGTGAACGACGAGGGACAGCACTCCCTGTGGCCGGCCTTCGCCGACATCCCGGCAGGCTGGGAAGGTGTCTGGGGGCCCGGTAACCGCTCCGAGGCCCTGGAGTACATCACCGCGCACTGGACCGACATCCGCCCCCGCAGCCTGGTCGCCCAGTACGCCTGA